One window from the genome of Mycolicibacterium gadium encodes:
- the ribD gene encoding bifunctional diaminohydroxyphosphoribosylaminopyrimidine deaminase/5-amino-6-(5-phosphoribosylamino)uracil reductase RibD, translated as MNLEAAMRLAIEQSNRVKGATYPNPPVGAVILDSDNDVAGVGATEPPGGPHAEVLALRRAGERAVGGTAVVTLEPCNHHGRTPPCVDALVAAGVSAVAYAVADPNPVAAGGASRLADIGLDVTAGVLADHVAGGPLREWLHKQRTGQPHVTWKFATSVDGRSAAADGSSQWITSEAARADVHRRRAVADAVLVGTGTVFVDDPLLTARLPDGTLAERQPLRVVVGEREISSEARVLNDDSRTMVIRTRDPHEVIKALSDRTDVLLEGGPTLAGAFLRAGVINRILAYIGPILLGGPITAIDDVGVLSIAHAQRWRFDSVESIGPDVLLSLVPN; from the coding sequence ATGAACCTCGAGGCCGCGATGCGGCTGGCGATCGAACAATCGAACCGCGTCAAGGGCGCGACATATCCCAATCCGCCGGTGGGCGCGGTGATCCTGGACAGCGACAACGACGTCGCCGGTGTCGGGGCGACCGAGCCGCCGGGAGGCCCGCACGCCGAAGTGCTCGCGCTGCGCAGGGCGGGGGAGCGCGCCGTCGGCGGCACGGCGGTGGTGACGCTGGAACCGTGTAACCACCATGGCCGCACTCCGCCCTGCGTGGATGCGCTTGTCGCGGCCGGTGTTTCGGCGGTGGCATACGCCGTCGCGGATCCGAACCCGGTAGCGGCGGGCGGGGCGTCGCGGCTGGCCGACATCGGACTCGACGTGACCGCGGGCGTGCTGGCTGATCACGTCGCCGGTGGACCGTTGCGGGAGTGGTTACACAAACAGCGCACCGGGCAGCCGCACGTGACATGGAAATTCGCCACCAGTGTCGACGGTCGAAGCGCCGCGGCGGACGGCTCCAGTCAGTGGATCACCAGCGAGGCAGCGCGCGCCGACGTGCACCGCAGACGCGCTGTGGCCGACGCGGTGCTCGTCGGCACCGGTACGGTGTTCGTGGACGACCCGCTGCTGACCGCGCGGTTGCCGGACGGCACCCTGGCGGAACGCCAGCCGTTACGCGTGGTGGTGGGGGAACGCGAAATATCCTCTGAAGCAAGGGTTCTGAATGACGACTCGCGGACGATGGTGATCAGGACCCGAGATCCGCACGAGGTCATCAAGGCGCTGTCGGACCGGACGGATGTGCTGCTGGAGGGCGGACCGACTTTGGCGGGCGCGTTTCTGCGCGCCGGCGTGATCAACCGCATCCTGGCCTACATCGGCCCCATTCTCTTGGGCGGCCCGATCACCGCCATCGATGACGTCGGCGTGCTGTCGATCGCGCACGCGCAGCGCTGGCGGTTCGACAGTGTCGAGTCGATAGGGCCCGACGTGCTACTCAGCCTGGTGCCGAATTAG